A region of Necator americanus strain Aroian chromosome I, whole genome shotgun sequence DNA encodes the following proteins:
- a CDS encoding hypothetical protein (NECATOR_CHRI.G920.T3) — MKRGSVCTNWTLVMTEIDSYRKKTYVEDSTPSKLAGQRSNQTTAFETDSDGESLPSLDKIRFDDNIVELEDSKKSKKKREKANVTCSDRGHRREEQLNKSMSVPSSSSNESLPSLHKIRFDDHIVSITDPNPLEESNVANAQKQKNDQAALSPETRTAETFRTGNRSDELVLSPPRNMEEFHPQQQDSASRKKSKKRTEGTLANSNSRKGEGSERKNVDRDKDSARRNKDYAAQNRKEDVQLEQSIRIGGRFFSREETEGLLRNLAQLKKESNAEKSRRHYTNFNRIDSTRTSRAASPTVVTKSVPQASLPNPSTATNVRSRSDNQRVALPRPNYHRIDSCRTSRASTPVREASSRRQKIRVGDRFMNITEAEELLQRMLKASDKAKRSAARFETGIANEERDLAMSRSKDRDKSGRGSAEAITPVHKMRFDSRGVPVPKGESQRYNDDSDCNFGHLNKVMKSDDEVSAIIIAFVFGIIAFALLAITISKVSNFAQMATE, encoded by the exons ATGAAGCGAGGTTCAGTTTGTACTAACTGGACCCTGGTG ATGACGGAGATCGATTcgtatagaaagaaaacatatgtGGAGGATTCGACTCCGAGCAAGTTAGCCG GTCAACGAAGTAACCAAACAACAGCATTTGAGACGGATTCAGATGGAGAATCACTTCCTTCTCTAGACAA GATTCGTTTCGACGACAATATAGTGGAACTGGAAGATTCcaaaaagtctaaaaaaaagagagaaaaggcGAACGTTACCTGTTCAG ATCGGGGTCATCGGCGAGAAGAGCAATTAAATAAGTCAATGTCTGTTCCATCATCTTCAAGCAACGAGTCACTACCATCTTTACACAA AATTCGATTCGACGACCATATAGTCTCAATAACTGATCCCAATCCTTTGGAGGAGTCTAACGTTGCAAATGCGCAGAAGCAAAAGAACG ACCAGGCTGCTCTATCGCCGGAAACCAGAACCGCGGAGACCTTTCGTACAGGAAATCGGTCTGATGAGCTCGTATTGTCACCACCACgaaa TATGGAAGAATTTCATCCACAACAACAAGATTCTGCTTcgcgaaaaaaatcgaagaaacgAACAGAAGGGACATTGGCAAACTCGAACAGTCGGAAAGGCGAAGGTTCTG AGCGTAAGAATGTAGACCGCGACAAAGATTCTGCGAGGAGAAACAAGGATTATGCTGCTCAAAACAGGAAAGAAGATGTACAACTTGAACAGAG CATTCGCATTGGTGGTAGATTTTTCTCTCGAGAAGAAACTGAGGGCTTATTGCGCAATCTCGCTCAATTGAAGAAGGAATCTAATGCTG AGAAATCTCGTCGTCATTATACCAATTTCAACAGAATTGACAGCACTCGCACTTCAAGAGCAGCATCACCAACAGTAGTGACAAA aaGTGTTCCTCAGGCTTCTCTTCCGAACCCTTCGACAGCTACGAATGTTCGTTCCAGAAGTGATAATCAAAGAGTTGCAT TGCCGCGACCTAATTATCACAGAATTGACAGTTGTCGAACGTCACGTGCATCAACTCCAGTACGAGAAGCATCTAGTCGTAGACAGAA AATACGTGTTGGTGATCGCTTCATGAACATAACTGAAGCGGAAGAATTGCTGCAAAGAATGTTGAAGGCAAGCGATAAAG CGAAACGTTCTGCCGCACGTTTTGAGACAGGAATTGCTAACGAAGAAAGAGATCTCGCTATGTCGCGATCAAAGGATAG AGATAAATCCGGCAGAGGTTCCGCGGAAGCGATTACGCCAGTGCACAA aatgaggTTTGACAGCAGAGGTGTTCCTGTTCCTAAAGGAGAAAGTCAGAGATATAATGATGATTCGGATTGCAACTTCGGTCATCTAAACAAGGTTATGAAGAGTGACGACGAAGTTTCAGCGATTATTATCGCGTTTGTGTTCGGGATTATCGCGTTCGCTTTGCTAGCTATAACGATATCAAAAGTGTCAAACTTTGCACAAATGGCAACAGAATGA
- a CDS encoding hypothetical protein (NECATOR_CHRI.G920.T2) has product MKRGSVCTNWTLVMTEIDSYRKKTYVEDSTPSKLAGQRSNQTTAFETDSDGESLPSLDKIRFDDNIVELEDSKKSKKKREKANVTCSDRGHRREEQLNKSMSVPSSSSNESLPSLHKIRFDDHIVSITDPNPLEESNVANAQKQKNDQAALSPETRTAETFRTGNRSDELVLSPPRNMEEFHPQQQDSASRKKSKKRTEGTLANSNSRKGEERKNVDRDKDSARRNKDYAAQNRKEDVQLEQSIRIGGRFFSREETEGLLRNLAQLKKESNAEKSRRHYTNFNRIDSTRTSRAASPTVVTKSVPQASLPNPSTATNVRSRSDNQRVALPRPNYHRIDSCRTSRASTPVREASSRRQKIRVGDRFMNITEAEELLQRMLKASDKAKRSAARFETGIANEERDLAMSRSKDRDKSGRGSAEAITPVHKMRFDSRGVPVPKGESQRYNDDSDCNFGHLNKVMKSDDEVSAIIIAFVFGIIAFALLAITISKVSNFAQMATE; this is encoded by the exons ATGAAGCGAGGTTCAGTTTGTACTAACTGGACCCTGGTG ATGACGGAGATCGATTcgtatagaaagaaaacatatgtGGAGGATTCGACTCCGAGCAAGTTAGCCG GTCAACGAAGTAACCAAACAACAGCATTTGAGACGGATTCAGATGGAGAATCACTTCCTTCTCTAGACAA GATTCGTTTCGACGACAATATAGTGGAACTGGAAGATTCcaaaaagtctaaaaaaaagagagaaaaggcGAACGTTACCTGTTCAG ATCGGGGTCATCGGCGAGAAGAGCAATTAAATAAGTCAATGTCTGTTCCATCATCTTCAAGCAACGAGTCACTACCATCTTTACACAA AATTCGATTCGACGACCATATAGTCTCAATAACTGATCCCAATCCTTTGGAGGAGTCTAACGTTGCAAATGCGCAGAAGCAAAAGAACG ACCAGGCTGCTCTATCGCCGGAAACCAGAACCGCGGAGACCTTTCGTACAGGAAATCGGTCTGATGAGCTCGTATTGTCACCACCACgaaa TATGGAAGAATTTCATCCACAACAACAAGATTCTGCTTcgcgaaaaaaatcgaagaaacgAACAGAAGGGACATTGGCAAACTCGAACAGTCGGAAAGGCGAAG AGCGTAAGAATGTAGACCGCGACAAAGATTCTGCGAGGAGAAACAAGGATTATGCTGCTCAAAACAGGAAAGAAGATGTACAACTTGAACAGAG CATTCGCATTGGTGGTAGATTTTTCTCTCGAGAAGAAACTGAGGGCTTATTGCGCAATCTCGCTCAATTGAAGAAGGAATCTAATGCTG AGAAATCTCGTCGTCATTATACCAATTTCAACAGAATTGACAGCACTCGCACTTCAAGAGCAGCATCACCAACAGTAGTGACAAA aaGTGTTCCTCAGGCTTCTCTTCCGAACCCTTCGACAGCTACGAATGTTCGTTCCAGAAGTGATAATCAAAGAGTTGCAT TGCCGCGACCTAATTATCACAGAATTGACAGTTGTCGAACGTCACGTGCATCAACTCCAGTACGAGAAGCATCTAGTCGTAGACAGAA AATACGTGTTGGTGATCGCTTCATGAACATAACTGAAGCGGAAGAATTGCTGCAAAGAATGTTGAAGGCAAGCGATAAAG CGAAACGTTCTGCCGCACGTTTTGAGACAGGAATTGCTAACGAAGAAAGAGATCTCGCTATGTCGCGATCAAAGGATAG AGATAAATCCGGCAGAGGTTCCGCGGAAGCGATTACGCCAGTGCACAA aatgaggTTTGACAGCAGAGGTGTTCCTGTTCCTAAAGGAGAAAGTCAGAGATATAATGATGATTCGGATTGCAACTTCGGTCATCTAAACAAGGTTATGAAGAGTGACGACGAAGTTTCAGCGATTATTATCGCGTTTGTGTTCGGGATTATCGCGTTCGCTTTGCTAGCTATAACGATATCAAAAGTGTCAAACTTTGCACAAATGGCAACAGAATGA
- a CDS encoding hypothetical protein (NECATOR_CHRI.G919.T2), producing the protein MERSDWDRVRILATATHLCTSPWFTSIPTAFPTAPLQVQPLAQLCVSHSARSCAGNLVVVIDVGPSPTAAGIIILFVILLMASKKSTFMSQRPIVSRPPALILPTLSSADHSLPQTNSFLSAEKRDAFYHSIKEEPVKDYGDQLAAQNDYLHYTDIYSNACKASFGNQKIRAFDYVCPYRASQNTSALFPSLGTDISSNTSLCSDFSEKTEHTSIQGRDVAPRVISTITGIITPVSSPLPVSRRSAARGSQLAGYNTCQLSAKDSHSEGYSTCSSSRSWTSSASSNGRKFPNFTTYSHRSEDDEGFLDQGSGLSPVVDPLSLPLPPAEYIDAVEEGFTSCDLSLTQKSTGTISDFFSQSGSSSGSLSLCDGRRHQLDKSTNCREKSANYDSNAFVIHPPSSVSLPELGDKHSLSVDSAVTSDVSPVRSPVAKRGRFGLCESDGYDPGGEKTQSDSVVLDLERYCNEYAKETYFWLCHQEATIHAIGTSFMAAQKLGGASEANRRTAIMRAISEMRKLRHTVESIHLGAYIMDKCLDSFHIASGALVDVCAVSMVLGTKMEEYDSLRPGIVDGLAGASRDRSRLCQIEKRIIHELDDGLCFPTPLVFANFMLAYIRSDQEQIRFAHYLLELALLESRFRDDGGARVAHAAVCISFAMVKKKDTIFDSECQALLDVEIHLFDLTKLPVGSTRDVMRELAVEMGRAVEEKHPVLIDYLAEDNKRVCFCEISPALWNFICGAHAYLWESSALEIFV; encoded by the exons atggagcgtagcgattgggatcgtgtgaggatccttgctaccgccacccatctctgcacaTCGCCATGgttcacctcgattccaaccgctttccccaccgcaccgcttcaagtgcagccgctggcgcaact ttgcgtaagccacagcgctcgaagctgcgcaGGAAATCTAGTGGTTgtaatcgacgtgggaccatctcCAACTGCAGCG ggaattattattttgtttgttatattattgatGGCAAGCAAAAAATCCACCTTTATGAGTCAGCGTCCGATTGTCTCTCGTCCTCCAGCACTTATTCTACCTACTCTATCATCG GCAGATCACTCCCTTCCACAGACCAATTCTTTTCTCTCAGCAGAGAAACGTGACGCTTTTTACCACAGTATAAAAGAGGAACCTGTaaaagattatggagatcaACTAGCGGCACAAA ACGACTATCTTCACTACACCGATATATATTCGAATGCATGTAAAGCTTCATTTGGAAACCAGAAAATTCGTGCCTTCGATTATGTTTGTCCTTACCGCGCTTCGCAGAATAct TCGGCATTATTTCCTTCATTGGGCACGGATATTTCCAGCAATACTTCACTATGCAGTGATTTTTCCGAG AAAACCGAACATACCTCAATTCAAGGGAGGGATGTGGCACCGCG GGTCATTAGTACAATCACTGGGATAATTACGCCTGTATCGTCACCATTACCAGTCTCTAGACGATCAGCAGCTCGCGGAAGTCAATTAGCTGGCTACAATACTTGCCAGCTATCTGCGAAGGATTCACATTCGGAAGGGTATTCGACATGCTCTTCGAGCCGTTCCTGGACAAGCTCTGCTAGCTCAAACGGTCGAAAATTCCCGAATTTCACTACGTATTCCCACCGATCAGAGGATGATGAAGGATTTCTCGATCAAGGATCAGGTTTGAGCCCGGTGGTGGACCCCTTATCACTTCCTCTTCCACCTGCGGAATACATCGATGCCGTAGAAGAAGGGTTCACTTCTTGTGACTTGAGCCTAACTCAAAAGAGCACCGGAACAATAAGCG ATTTCTTCTCACAAAGTGGAAGCTCTTCTGGTTCACTTTCTCTTTGCGATGGTCGGCGTCACCAACTGGACAAATCTACGAATTGCAG AGAAAAGAGCGCTAATTACGACTCAAATGCTTTTGTCATACATCCACCCTCTTCGGTGTCACTGCCGGAACTTGGAGATAAGCACAGCCTTTCCGTTGAT AGCGCTGTGACGTCTGATGTTTCTCCGGTACGCAGCCCTGTAGCCAAACGTGGCCGTTTTGGTCTTTGTGAATCAGACGGGTACGATCCCG GTGGTGAGAAAACTCAAAGTGATAGCGTTGTTCTGGATTTGGAAAGGTACTGTAATGAGTACGCGAAAGAA aCATATTTCTGGCTATGTCACCAGGAAGCGACTATTCATGCTATTGGCACTTCTTTTATGGCAGCTCAAAAACTGGGTGGAGCATCCGAAGCGAATCGTCGCACAGCGATAATGAGAGCTATCTCAGAAATGAGGAAACTGAGGCATACGGTG GAATCCATCCATCTTGGTGCTTATATCATGGACAAATGTTTGGATTCTTTTCACATTGCAAGTGGAGCTTTGGTTGATGTATGTGCAGTCTCAATGGTGCTTGGAAC gaAGATGGAAGAATATGACTCACTGAGACCAGGTATAGTAGATGGTCTAGCGGGTGCCTCTCGAGACAGGTCTCGTCTCTGTCAAATTGAGAAACGAATCATTCACGAGTTAGACGATGGGCTCTGTTTTCCTACACCTTTGGTATTTGCTAATTTTATGCTAGCTTACATTCGTAGCGACCAGGAACAAATTCGTTTTGCTCAC TATCTTCTGGAATTGGCGTTGTTGGAGTCTCGATTTCGTGATGATGGAGGAGCTAGGGTGGCTCATGCGGCTGTCTGTATTTCTTTTGCGATGGTCAAGAAGAAAGAT ACAATCTTCGACTCAGAATGCCAGGCGCTACTAGACGTGGAAATTCATCTATTTGATCTCACAAAACTCCCAGTTGGCAGTACAAGGGACGTCATGCGAGAATTAGCTGTGGAAATGGGCCGA GCTGTTGAGGAGAAGCATCCAGTTTTGATCGACTACCTTGCTGAAGACAACAAGCGTGTATGTTTCTGTGAGATTTCTCCAGCACTATGGAATTTCATTTGTGGAGCGCATGCCTATCTATGGGAGAG TTCTGCGTTGGAAATCTTTGTCTGA
- a CDS encoding hypothetical protein (NECATOR_CHRI.G919.T3) — MERSDWDRVRILATATHLCTSPWFTSIPTAFPTAPLQVQPLAQLCVSHSARSCAGNLVVVIDVGPSPTAAGIIILFVILLMASKKSTFMSQRPIVSRPPALILPTLSSADHSLPQTNSFLSAEKRDAFYHSIKEEPVKDYGDQLAAQSINDYLHYTDIYSNACKASFGNQKIRAFDYVCPYRASQNTSALFPSLGTDISSNTSLCSDFSEKTEHTSIQGRDVAPRVISTITGIITPVSSPLPVSRRSAARGSQLAGYNTCQLSAKDSHSEGYSTCSSSRSWTSSASSNGRKFPNFTTYSHRSEDDEGFLDQGSGLSPVVDPLSLPLPPAEYIDAVEEGFTSCDLSLTQKSTGTISDFFSQSGSSSGSLSLCDGRRHQLDKSTNCREKSANYDSNAFVIHPPSSVSLPELGDKHSLSVDSAVTSDVSPVRSPVAKRGRFGLCESDGYDPGGEKTQSDSVVLDLERYCNEYAKETYFWLCHQEATIHAIGTSFMAAQKLGGASEANRRTAIMRAISEMRKLRHTVESIHLGAYIMDKCLDSFHIASGALVDVCAVSMVLGTKMEEYDSLRPGIVDGLAGASRDRSRLCQIEKRIIHELDDGLCFPTPLVFANFMLAYIRSDQEQIRFAHYLLELALLESRFRDDGGARVAHAAVCISFAMVKKKDTIFDSECQALLDVEIHLFDLTKLPVGSTRDVMRELAVEMGRAVEEKHPVLIDYLAEDNKRVCFCEISPALWNFICGAHAYLWESSALEIFV; from the exons atggagcgtagcgattgggatcgtgtgaggatccttgctaccgccacccatctctgcacaTCGCCATGgttcacctcgattccaaccgctttccccaccgcaccgcttcaagtgcagccgctggcgcaact ttgcgtaagccacagcgctcgaagctgcgcaGGAAATCTAGTGGTTgtaatcgacgtgggaccatctcCAACTGCAGCG ggaattattattttgtttgttatattattgatGGCAAGCAAAAAATCCACCTTTATGAGTCAGCGTCCGATTGTCTCTCGTCCTCCAGCACTTATTCTACCTACTCTATCATCG GCAGATCACTCCCTTCCACAGACCAATTCTTTTCTCTCAGCAGAGAAACGTGACGCTTTTTACCACAGTATAAAAGAGGAACCTGTaaaagattatggagatcaACTAGCGGCACAAAGTATAA ACGACTATCTTCACTACACCGATATATATTCGAATGCATGTAAAGCTTCATTTGGAAACCAGAAAATTCGTGCCTTCGATTATGTTTGTCCTTACCGCGCTTCGCAGAATAct TCGGCATTATTTCCTTCATTGGGCACGGATATTTCCAGCAATACTTCACTATGCAGTGATTTTTCCGAG AAAACCGAACATACCTCAATTCAAGGGAGGGATGTGGCACCGCG GGTCATTAGTACAATCACTGGGATAATTACGCCTGTATCGTCACCATTACCAGTCTCTAGACGATCAGCAGCTCGCGGAAGTCAATTAGCTGGCTACAATACTTGCCAGCTATCTGCGAAGGATTCACATTCGGAAGGGTATTCGACATGCTCTTCGAGCCGTTCCTGGACAAGCTCTGCTAGCTCAAACGGTCGAAAATTCCCGAATTTCACTACGTATTCCCACCGATCAGAGGATGATGAAGGATTTCTCGATCAAGGATCAGGTTTGAGCCCGGTGGTGGACCCCTTATCACTTCCTCTTCCACCTGCGGAATACATCGATGCCGTAGAAGAAGGGTTCACTTCTTGTGACTTGAGCCTAACTCAAAAGAGCACCGGAACAATAAGCG ATTTCTTCTCACAAAGTGGAAGCTCTTCTGGTTCACTTTCTCTTTGCGATGGTCGGCGTCACCAACTGGACAAATCTACGAATTGCAG AGAAAAGAGCGCTAATTACGACTCAAATGCTTTTGTCATACATCCACCCTCTTCGGTGTCACTGCCGGAACTTGGAGATAAGCACAGCCTTTCCGTTGAT AGCGCTGTGACGTCTGATGTTTCTCCGGTACGCAGCCCTGTAGCCAAACGTGGCCGTTTTGGTCTTTGTGAATCAGACGGGTACGATCCCG GTGGTGAGAAAACTCAAAGTGATAGCGTTGTTCTGGATTTGGAAAGGTACTGTAATGAGTACGCGAAAGAA aCATATTTCTGGCTATGTCACCAGGAAGCGACTATTCATGCTATTGGCACTTCTTTTATGGCAGCTCAAAAACTGGGTGGAGCATCCGAAGCGAATCGTCGCACAGCGATAATGAGAGCTATCTCAGAAATGAGGAAACTGAGGCATACGGTG GAATCCATCCATCTTGGTGCTTATATCATGGACAAATGTTTGGATTCTTTTCACATTGCAAGTGGAGCTTTGGTTGATGTATGTGCAGTCTCAATGGTGCTTGGAAC gaAGATGGAAGAATATGACTCACTGAGACCAGGTATAGTAGATGGTCTAGCGGGTGCCTCTCGAGACAGGTCTCGTCTCTGTCAAATTGAGAAACGAATCATTCACGAGTTAGACGATGGGCTCTGTTTTCCTACACCTTTGGTATTTGCTAATTTTATGCTAGCTTACATTCGTAGCGACCAGGAACAAATTCGTTTTGCTCAC TATCTTCTGGAATTGGCGTTGTTGGAGTCTCGATTTCGTGATGATGGAGGAGCTAGGGTGGCTCATGCGGCTGTCTGTATTTCTTTTGCGATGGTCAAGAAGAAAGAT ACAATCTTCGACTCAGAATGCCAGGCGCTACTAGACGTGGAAATTCATCTATTTGATCTCACAAAACTCCCAGTTGGCAGTACAAGGGACGTCATGCGAGAATTAGCTGTGGAAATGGGCCGA GCTGTTGAGGAGAAGCATCCAGTTTTGATCGACTACCTTGCTGAAGACAACAAGCGTGTATGTTTCTGTGAGATTTCTCCAGCACTATGGAATTTCATTTGTGGAGCGCATGCCTATCTATGGGAGAG TTCTGCGTTGGAAATCTTTGTCTGA
- a CDS encoding hypothetical protein (NECATOR_CHRI.G919.T1), with amino-acid sequence MASKKSTFMSQRPIVSRPPALILPTLSSADHSLPQTNSFLSAEKRDAFYHSIKEEPVKDYGDQLAAQSINDYLHYTDIYSNACKASFGNQKIRAFDYVCPYRASQNTSALFPSLGTDISSNTSLCSDFSEKTEHTSIQGRDVAPRYSSFTFLDCDQFITSRSPRRVISTITGIITPVSSPLPVSRRSAARGSQLAGYNTCQLSAKDSHSEGYSTCSSSRSWTSSASSNGRKFPNFTTYSHRSEDDEGFLDQGSGLSPVVDPLSLPLPPAEYIDAVEEGFTSCDLSLTQKSTGTISDFFSQSGSSSGSLSLCDGRRHQLDKSTNCREKSANYDSNAFVIHPPSSVSLPELGDKHSLSVDSAVTSDVSPVRSPVAKRGRFGLCESDGYDPGGEKTQSDSVVLDLERYCNEYAKETYFWLCHQEATIHAIGTSFMAAQKLGGASEANRRTAIMRAISEMRKLRHTVESIHLGAYIMDKCLDSFHIASGALVDVCAVSMVLGTKMEEYDSLRPGIVDGLAGASRDRSRLCQIEKRIIHELDDGLCFPTPLVFANFMLAYIRSDQEQIRFAHYLLELALLESRFRDDGGARVAHAAVCISFAMVKKKDTIFDSECQALLDVEIHLFDLTKLPVGSTRDVMRELAVEMGRAVEEKHPVLIDYLAEDNKRVCFCEISPALWNFICGAHAYLWESSALEIFV; translated from the exons atGGCAAGCAAAAAATCCACCTTTATGAGTCAGCGTCCGATTGTCTCTCGTCCTCCAGCACTTATTCTACCTACTCTATCATCG GCAGATCACTCCCTTCCACAGACCAATTCTTTTCTCTCAGCAGAGAAACGTGACGCTTTTTACCACAGTATAAAAGAGGAACCTGTaaaagattatggagatcaACTAGCGGCACAAAGTATAA ACGACTATCTTCACTACACCGATATATATTCGAATGCATGTAAAGCTTCATTTGGAAACCAGAAAATTCGTGCCTTCGATTATGTTTGTCCTTACCGCGCTTCGCAGAATAct TCGGCATTATTTCCTTCATTGGGCACGGATATTTCCAGCAATACTTCACTATGCAGTGATTTTTCCGAG AAAACCGAACATACCTCAATTCAAGGGAGGGATGTGGCACCGCGGTATTCTTCATTCACTTTTCTGGATTGTGATCAGTTTATCACTTCAAGAAGTCCACGCAGGGTCATTAGTACAATCACTGGGATAATTACGCCTGTATCGTCACCATTACCAGTCTCTAGACGATCAGCAGCTCGCGGAAGTCAATTAGCTGGCTACAATACTTGCCAGCTATCTGCGAAGGATTCACATTCGGAAGGGTATTCGACATGCTCTTCGAGCCGTTCCTGGACAAGCTCTGCTAGCTCAAACGGTCGAAAATTCCCGAATTTCACTACGTATTCCCACCGATCAGAGGATGATGAAGGATTTCTCGATCAAGGATCAGGTTTGAGCCCGGTGGTGGACCCCTTATCACTTCCTCTTCCACCTGCGGAATACATCGATGCCGTAGAAGAAGGGTTCACTTCTTGTGACTTGAGCCTAACTCAAAAGAGCACCGGAACAATAAGCG ATTTCTTCTCACAAAGTGGAAGCTCTTCTGGTTCACTTTCTCTTTGCGATGGTCGGCGTCACCAACTGGACAAATCTACGAATTGCAG AGAAAAGAGCGCTAATTACGACTCAAATGCTTTTGTCATACATCCACCCTCTTCGGTGTCACTGCCGGAACTTGGAGATAAGCACAGCCTTTCCGTTGAT AGCGCTGTGACGTCTGATGTTTCTCCGGTACGCAGCCCTGTAGCCAAACGTGGCCGTTTTGGTCTTTGTGAATCAGACGGGTACGATCCCG GTGGTGAGAAAACTCAAAGTGATAGCGTTGTTCTGGATTTGGAAAGGTACTGTAATGAGTACGCGAAAGAA aCATATTTCTGGCTATGTCACCAGGAAGCGACTATTCATGCTATTGGCACTTCTTTTATGGCAGCTCAAAAACTGGGTGGAGCATCCGAAGCGAATCGTCGCACAGCGATAATGAGAGCTATCTCAGAAATGAGGAAACTGAGGCATACGGTG GAATCCATCCATCTTGGTGCTTATATCATGGACAAATGTTTGGATTCTTTTCACATTGCAAGTGGAGCTTTGGTTGATGTATGTGCAGTCTCAATGGTGCTTGGAAC gaAGATGGAAGAATATGACTCACTGAGACCAGGTATAGTAGATGGTCTAGCGGGTGCCTCTCGAGACAGGTCTCGTCTCTGTCAAATTGAGAAACGAATCATTCACGAGTTAGACGATGGGCTCTGTTTTCCTACACCTTTGGTATTTGCTAATTTTATGCTAGCTTACATTCGTAGCGACCAGGAACAAATTCGTTTTGCTCAC TATCTTCTGGAATTGGCGTTGTTGGAGTCTCGATTTCGTGATGATGGAGGAGCTAGGGTGGCTCATGCGGCTGTCTGTATTTCTTTTGCGATGGTCAAGAAGAAAGAT ACAATCTTCGACTCAGAATGCCAGGCGCTACTAGACGTGGAAATTCATCTATTTGATCTCACAAAACTCCCAGTTGGCAGTACAAGGGACGTCATGCGAGAATTAGCTGTGGAAATGGGCCGA GCTGTTGAGGAGAAGCATCCAGTTTTGATCGACTACCTTGCTGAAGACAACAAGCGTGTATGTTTCTGTGAGATTTCTCCAGCACTATGGAATTTCATTTGTGGAGCGCATGCCTATCTATGGGAGAG TTCTGCGTTGGAAATCTTTGTCTGA